The Metabacillus litoralis genome contains a region encoding:
- a CDS encoding ABC transporter substrate-binding protein, with product MKKLLVLMMACMMILAACSSGSKETVDSESGESSGSNEITVWAWDPNFNIKALNIAKEYYQKDNPDVQIKIVENAQADIIQKLNTSLSSGTTKGLPNIVLIEDYRAQSFLQAYPDSFHEITGSFKTEDFASYKLAPTSLDGKNYGLPFDTGVTGLYVRTDYLEQAGYTVEDLKGIDWNEYIEIGKKVKEATGKNMITLDPNDQGIIRMMIQSAGAWYMKEDGVTPFIAGNEALKKSFEVYKAMLDADIVKPNSDWSQFLAAFNSGEVASVPTGNWITPSVKAEASQSGKWAVVPQPKLPDVESVNASNLGGSSWYVLNVDGKEEATDFLAKTFGSNVDFYQDLVTEIGAIGTYIPASTGEAYKAADEFFAGQTIISDFSTWLEEIPQVNYGLHTYAIDDILIVEMQNYLNGKDIDQVLEDAQQQADAQLQ from the coding sequence ATGAAAAAGCTACTCGTTTTAATGATGGCTTGCATGATGATCTTGGCTGCATGTTCTTCTGGATCAAAAGAAACAGTAGATTCAGAGTCAGGTGAATCATCAGGTTCAAATGAAATCACGGTTTGGGCATGGGATCCTAACTTTAATATTAAAGCTTTGAATATTGCAAAAGAGTATTATCAAAAAGATAATCCTGATGTACAAATCAAGATTGTCGAAAATGCTCAGGCTGATATTATTCAAAAATTAAATACAAGCTTAAGCTCTGGTACAACAAAGGGATTACCAAATATCGTGTTAATTGAAGATTATCGTGCGCAAAGCTTCCTTCAAGCCTATCCAGATTCTTTCCATGAAATTACTGGATCGTTCAAAACAGAAGATTTTGCGTCTTATAAACTAGCACCAACAAGTCTTGATGGTAAAAACTATGGTTTACCATTCGATACTGGCGTAACGGGTTTATATGTAAGAACAGATTACTTAGAACAAGCAGGTTATACAGTTGAAGATTTAAAAGGAATTGACTGGAACGAGTATATCGAGATTGGAAAAAAAGTCAAAGAAGCAACTGGCAAGAATATGATTACACTTGATCCAAATGACCAAGGCATTATCCGTATGATGATACAATCTGCTGGTGCTTGGTATATGAAAGAAGATGGGGTAACACCATTTATCGCAGGTAATGAAGCACTTAAAAAGTCATTTGAAGTGTATAAAGCAATGCTTGACGCTGATATTGTGAAACCAAACTCTGATTGGAGTCAATTCTTAGCAGCATTCAATAGTGGTGAGGTAGCATCTGTTCCGACTGGAAACTGGATTACACCTTCTGTTAAAGCTGAAGCATCTCAATCAGGCAAATGGGCAGTTGTTCCACAACCGAAGCTTCCAGATGTTGAGTCAGTAAATGCTTCAAACTTAGGTGGAAGCTCATGGTATGTGTTAAATGTTGATGGTAAAGAAGAGGCTACTGATTTCTTAGCGAAAACATTTGGTTCAAATGTTGATTTTTATCAAGATTTAGTAACAGAAATCGGTGCAATTGGAACGTACATTCCAGCATCAACTGGAGAAGCATATAAAGCAGCTGATGAGTTCTTTGCTGGTCAAACAATTATTTCTGACTTCTCAACATGGTTAGAAGAAATTCCACAAGTGAATTATGGATTACACACATATGCGATTGATGACATCTTAATTGTTGAAATGCAAAACTACCTTAACGGTAAGGATATTGATCAAGTGCTTGAGGATGCTCAACAGCAAGCTGATGCACAATTACAGTAA